A window from Podospora bellae-mahoneyi strain CBS 112042 chromosome 1 map unlocalized CBS112042p_1, whole genome shotgun sequence encodes these proteins:
- a CDS encoding uncharacterized protein (EggNog:ENOG503NV4J; BUSCO:EOG09262HKC; COG:S), with product MAAKIFVFGSINGQLQPAFSKLATLHAKNAFSFAIVTGNLFSSEQDDEQLTQILDGQIQIPCPTYFTVGTVPLPPRVVERIEKDEEIAPNLHYLGKRSTTKTSEGVRIVTLGGLLDSNIIAGLSKEQISPFHTEGDAKSLRGANNADILLTTTWPSDVWKNSPKAKEMSINSTTAPSNPAIAELCAALKPKYHLSMSPDDFCFEREPFFPEKAEEEQDKGIQLTRFISLAPWGNTAKAKSMYAFTLNRDAIITPPAWSTMTPFYKPPATKRSAKDAGFSRFSHGDSQHERKSHRRHRERSPPPGPEKCFFCLCNPNLSTHMVGCIGEAAYLATAKGPLTTSETYKEHGLNFPGHFVITPVDHVATLSKTELGDEQAKTTFQEMKRFRESLQSMVSTLSKHKLGAVTWEISRSRNIHAHWQFLPVPIELVSKGLVEAGFRVLAEDMKLGKFVVKDFETADEVEGDYFRIWIWGEEDDEVEGGKVIGKSLLMQFGDEIRFDLQYPRKVMVKLLKLENRTFWQDVVQTEEEETADVTAFREAFKEWNFT from the exons ATGGCTGCCAAAAT CTTCGTGTTCGGCAGCATTAACGGTCAACTCCAACCAGCCTTCAGCAAACTAGCTACACTCCATGCGAAAAACGCCTTCAGTTTTGCCATCGTGACGGGCAACCTGTTTAGTAGCGAACAGGATGATGAGCAGCTCACACAGATCTTGGATGGGCAGATTCAAATCCCTTGCCCAACGTACTTCACAGTCGGCACtgttcctcttcccccacgTGTGGTCGAGAGAATCGAGAAAGACGAGGAAATTGCCCCTAATCTTCATTACCTCGGGAAGCGCTCAACCACAAAGACATCTGAAGGTGTCCGGATAGTCACACTCGGAGGCTTACTTGACTCGAACATTATTGCTGGTCTGTCTAAGGAACAGATCTCACCGTTTCACACCGAAGGCGATGCAAAGAGTCTCCGAGGAGCTAACAATGCAGACATTCTCCTAACAACAACTTGGCCATCCGATGTCTGGAAGAATAGCCCAAAGGCTAAGGAGATGagcatcaacagcaccacaGCCCCTTCCAACCCAGCGATTGCGGAACTCTGCGCCGCCCTCAAGCCCAAGTATCACCTGTCCATGTCACCAGATGACTTTTGCTTCGAGAGAGAGCCTTTCTTTCCGGAgaaggcagaggaggaacaggACAAGGGTATTCAACTCACACGCTTTATCTCGTTGGCACCGTGGGGAAATACTGCCAAGGCCAAGTCGATGTACGCCTTTACCCTCAACAGAGATGCCATTATCACACCACCCGCCTGGAGCACAATGACCCCATTCTACAAGCCTCCCGCCACGAAGCGGTCTGCTAAAGATGCCGGATTCTCGAGGTTCTCACATGGAGACTCGCAACATGAGCGCAAGAGTCACCGTCGCCACCGCGAGCGTTCTCCGCCACCCGGACCGGAGAAATGCTTTTTTTGCCTGTGCAATCCAAATCTCTCAACACACATGGTTGGGTGTATCGGCGAGGCTGCCTATCTTGCTACTGCCAAGGGCCCTCTCACGACCAGCGAAACTTACAAGGAGCACGGTTTGAACTTTCCTGGTCACTTCGTCATCACGCCCGTTGACCACGTAGCGACGCTTAGCAAGACCGAGCTAGGGGACGAGCAGGCCAAGACCACGTTTCAGGAGATGAAGCGGTTCCGGGAGTCACTGCAGAGTATGGTATCAACACTTTCGAAGCACAAGCTCGGGGCTGTGACATGGGAAATCAGCCGATCAAGGAATATTCACGCTCACTGGCAGTTTTTGCCTGTGCCGATTGAGCTTGTCAGCAAGGGTCTGGTGGAGGCTGGGTTCCGCGTGTTGGCCGAGGATATGAAGCTGGGGAAGTTTGTGGTGAAGGATTTTGAGACCGCGGatgaggtggaaggggattATTTCCGGATTTGGAtctggggggaagaagatgatgaggtcgAGGGCGGGAAGGTCATTGGCAAGAGTTTGTTGATGCAATTTGGGGATGAGATCAGGTTTGATCTGCAGTATCCGCGCAAGGTTATGGTGAAGTTGCTGAAACTGGAGAATCGGACTTTCTGGCAGGATGTGGTGCagactgaggaggaggagacggcggaCGTTACTGCGTTTAGGGAGGCGTTCAAGGAGTGGAACTTTACTTAG
- the MIH1 gene encoding m-phase inducer phosphatase (EggNog:ENOG503NX7V; BUSCO:EOG09262FE3; COG:D) codes for METSSPLAAIRPAPPTFGQSNLFGPPLGPSPLGPGSMNIFQRQNPEYFNIKAARGSSPAASLAADLSQNFKLNEASSPMFPTPRRALFTTATMMDGFKSREYLTTPPLAPSSSPGNVDMMDMSPLPQKGAFAGHVEVPSPTPSIPMSDDIMMESPIPQKTVMDTSKAVGAEARRKLGLMRPSLSRAKGYTTGAIPGRSNGDTQFPSLKLGGEVQLGSSPSTSMSLSECFQDSPPQQRRSLSANSPCMIMASNRPRPQFNLPGLSGVRNGSPISHSRKSSNPAGRPRRWTTRRSLSMFESAEEIMKPKELDAALPDIEETQEPLLPHFMPEDEQDNIPRITRDTMLEVLDGKYSDQYQHKMIVDCRFEYEYEGGHIDGAINYNDKDLLADHLFRTPMPGRTLLIFHCEYSAHRAPLMARHIRSQDRQLNQEAYPRLTYPDVYILDGGYSGFFSEHQERCYPRAYVEMGAAGHEKTCERLMGRLKQQRKGLGRAQTYAFGDRIQDSPTAPGRTISRDCEFADLGQSPLGADRGPPRRMVSF; via the exons ATGGAGACCTCTTCACCGTTGGCCGCCATCCGGCCGGCGCCTCCCACGTTTGGCCAGTCGAACTTGTTTGGTCCGCCCTTGGGTCCCAGCCCCTTGGGTCCTGGGTCTATGAATATCTTCCAACGTCAGAATCCGGAGTACTTTAACATCAAGGCCGCCCGAGGCTCTTCTCCCGCGGCCTCGTTGGCCGCGGACCTGTCACAAAACTTTAAGCTCAATGAAGCCAG TAGCCCCATGTTTCCGACGCCGCGTCGCGCCCTATTTACCACGGCCACCATGATGGACGGATTCAAGTCTCGTG AATATCTTACCACGCCTCCATTGGcaccatcgtcgtcgccTGGTAATGTCGACATGATGGACATGTCACCATTGCCGCAGAAGGGTGCCTTTGCGGGTCATGTCGAAGTGCCGTCTCCAACACCGAGCATTCCTATGAGTGATGATATCATGATGGAGTCTCCCATCCCACAAAAGACTGTCATGGATACATCCAAGGCCGTTGGTGCCGA AGCCCGCAGAAAGCTTGGTTTGATGCGGCCATCTCTCAGCCGTGCCAAAGGTTACACTACGGGGGCCATCCCGGGTCGTTCCAATGGTGATACCCAGTTCCCCTCCCTAAAgctcggtggtgaggtgCAGCTCGGCTCCTCCCCTTCGACCTCGATGTCGCTGAGCGAATGTTTTCAGGACTCGCCTCCTCAACAGAGGCGGTCCCTCAGTGCTAATAGCCCTTGCATGATCATGGCAAGCAATCGCCCAAGGCCCCAGTTCAACTTGCCTGGTCTTAGCGGTGTCCGCAACGGATCACCAATCAGCCACTCTCGCAAGTCTTCGAATCCTGCCGGCCGGCCGCGGAGGTGGACAACTCGTCGCTCACTGAGCATGTTTGAAAGCGCCGAGGAGATTATGAAACCCAAGGAGCTTGACGCTGCTCTGCCCGACATCGAGGAAACCCAGGAGCCACTGCTACCGCATTTCATGCCCGAAGATGAACAAGATAACATTCCTCGCATTACCCGCGACACCATGCTTGAGGTGTTGGACGGCAAATACAGCGACCAGTACCAACACAAGATGATCGTCGACTGTCGCTTCGAGTACGAATATGAGGGTGGTCACATTGATGGCGCCATCAACTACAATGATAAGGATCTTCTGGCAGACCATCTGTTTCGCACTCCCATGCCAGGGCGCACCCTTCTCATCTTTCACTGCGAATACTCTGCTCACCGTGCTCCGCTCATGGCTCGCCATATTCGTTCCCAGGACCGACAACTGAACCAGGAGGCTTACCCGAGACTCACATACCCTGATGTTTACATTCTGGACGGTGGGTATAGTGGTTTCTTCTCTGAACACCAAGAACGCTGCTACCCTCGGGCGTATGTCGAGATGGGCGCCGCTGGGCACGAGAAGACTTGCGAGCGGCTGATGGGCCGCTTAAAGCAGCAGCGCAAAGGGCTGGGTCGTGCGCAAACGTATGCATTTGGTGATCGGATCCAGGATTCGCCAACTGCGCCAGGTCGTACCATCAGCCGTGATTGTGAGTTTGCGGACCTTGGGCAATCGCCACTTGGAGCGGATCGTGGGCCTCCACGACGGATGGTCTCTTTCTAA
- the POL5 gene encoding DNA-directed DNA polymerase (EggNog:ENOG503NV4D; BUSCO:EOG09260M44; COG:K), translated as MGSKRKRTPKEAQNDTAAAQQPIQKRSKKDDTTTTTTEPPAPVSNGSTSTKSKTPKATLFVEHPTGEDRKREAELYDQLGREDESDRIKAASSIISSLLSGDGVDEPVLRRHLEKRLFRGLASGRNASRLGFSLVLTEILGQLYGKENLAEKKYTGLSFEEVKKILVKSTTPFGNLAGQEERNHWFGQLFGVECFVRSGVLFQDQKKWGEILGLLLGLSMKKSWLKTQCGYVIVQAVAQMGKKMAEETLARLAEEGFAKTPEGVGIWITALDRFPDMKVPAQPWRNPLAGSSLAALPAALKDSGREQTSDEGAKKPKAGNWTAQLHFVWDLILAHFAKAGQKSENEASEQFEQFWSRVVDEGFFSKNSSDSQKFSGFMIFQKMLEGAPNCEFIVKTLFSKNLMACLMNQAAKEDRYLHRAAIKALKALEAAAHHNPNWLPTILKGLFGKHGAYNFDQRTNTKTIDKLLQNTTSDTIKPVLKVLQLKDPSKSGLDLEQYYQALGNYLLRLSSALSEEQYAKESNKRGVAQKAIKVLAELAYSNNAVPEKVRETLRTRATSAFAKLTSRSDAFGDLCDAILSIETEVDPEDELALTVLPRAFERLKDLLDHDKTTEETKGPRQALALLFAVGILQFYNQDPDVMDLFDELEECYEKLVGESDEEEGGISEFLVEVLLAMVARPSALMKQVSRQVFEAFTPLMSAEAIKLLTDPLAADESAKGQQALFSTEDEDMMDAEAGSDDESEIEDDAALDSDVEMANLEDAGSDEGDSDSEDNSGSDDEDDEAEKENQETLDALDKELSAALGTHRLDQDADAASDDGSDMTDSEMLAVDEKLAEIFRHRAKATSKKKENKDAKETVINFKHRVLDMLGIFVKKESTQANPLVFEAVLPLLNLIRTTTAKPLANKAHEAVQNLSKGIKKARSEGKTPAIEGDEHYEMLGKLHEEAARDPSHAFTKAVSTCCLTVASLMYNDDDAESDDMAKVFNLYAETQLKWFRGEVKIQASFFSDWLNWCQAHASAAASAAAAKKKEEK; from the exons ATGGgcagcaaaagaaaaagaacgcCCAAAGAGGCGCAAAACGACACTGCCGCTGCTCAGCAACCAATCCAGAAGCGCTCCAAGAAGGATGACaccacgacgacaacaacagaaCCGCCAGCTCCCGTAAGCAACGGctcgacatcaacaaaaTCAAAAACCCCCAAGGCCACCCTCTTCGTCGAGCACCCCACGGGCGAAGACCGCAAACGCGAAGCGGAGCTCTACGACCAACTCGGCCGCGAAGACGAATCCGATCGCATCAAAGCCGCCAgttccatcatctccagcCTCCTCTCTGGGGATGGCGTCGACGAGCCCGTTCTCCGTCGGCACCTCGAGAAGCGTCTCTTTCGCGGGTTGGCGAGCGGGAGGAATGCTTCCCGTTTGGGATTCAGTCTGGTGTTGACAGAGATTTTGGGGCAGTTATACGGGAAGGAAAATTTAGCGGAGAAGAAATACACTGGGCTGAGctttgaggaggtgaagaagattcTCGTCAAGAGCACCACACCCTTTGGGAATCTGGCTGGGCAAGAAGAGAGGAATCACTGGTTTGGACAGCTGTTTGGTGTGGAGTGTTTTGTTCGGAGTGGAGTTTTGTTTCAGGACCAAAAGAAGTGGGGGGAGATTTTGGGGTTATTGCTTGGGttgtcgatgaagaagagttGGTTGAAGACGCAGTGCGGGTATGTGATTGTGCAAGCGGTGGCGCAgatggggaagaagatggcggaggagacgcTTGCGAGGTTGGCCGAGGAAGGGTTTGCGAAGACGCCCGAGGGTGTGGGGATTTGGATTACGGCGTTGGATAGGTTTCCTGATATGAAGGTTCCAGCGCAGCCGTGGAGGAATCCGCTGGCAGGGAGCTCGTTGGCTGCGCTGCCGGCTGCGTTGAAGGATAGTGGACGGGAGCAGACTAGTGATGAAGGAGcgaagaagccaaaggcgGGTAATTGGACGGCGCAGTTGCACTTTGTGTGGGATTTGATACTGGCGCATTTTGCAAAGGCCGGTCAGAAGTCGGAGAATGAGGCTTCGGAGCAGTTTGAGCAGTTCTGGAGTCGGGTTGTTGACG agggcttcttctccaagaACTCTTCAGACAGCCAGAAGTTTTCAGGCTTCATGATCTTCCAGAAGATGCTCGAAGGCGCGCCGAATTGCGAGTTCATTGTCAAGACATTGTTCAGCAAGAACTTGATGGCATGCTTGATGAACCAGGCTGCCAAAGAGGATCGGTACTTGCATCGGGCGGCCATCAAAGCGCTCAAGGCCCTTGAGGCCGCTGCTCATCACAACCCGAACTGGCTGCCAACAATTCTCAAGGGACTGTTCGGGAAGCATGGTGCGTACAACTTTGACCAGCGAACAAACACAAAGACGATCGATAAGCTGCTCCAGAACACCACTTCCGATACTATCAAGCCTGTTCTCAAGGTCTTGCAGCTCAAGGACCCATCCAAGAGTGGTCTAGACCTCGAACAGTATTACCAGGCCCTTGGCAACTATCTCCTCAGACTTTCCAGCGCGTTGTCAGAGGAACAGTATGCGAAGGAATCGAACAAGAGAGGCGTTGCCCAAAAGGCTATAAAGGTTCTCGCTGAGCTTGCGTACTCTAATAACGCCGTTCCTGAGAAGGTCCGCGAAACACTGCGGACAAGGGCAACATCCGCATTTGCCAAGCTCACCAGCAGGTCAGATGCCTTTGGTGATCTTTGTGATGCCATTTTGTCCATTGAGACTGAGGTGGATCCCGAGGACGAGCTTGCCCTCACTGTCCTCCCCCGTGCCTTTGAGAGGCTAAAAGACTTGCTTGATCACGACAAGACCACAGAGGAAACCAAAGGTCCTCGACAAGCGTTGGCTTTGCTATTTGCTGTTGGCATTCTTCAGTTCTACAACCAGGATCCTGATGTCATGGATTTGTTTGATGAACTTGAGGAGTGCTATGAGAAGCTTGTTGGCGAGagtgacgaggaagagggcggtATCTCAGAGTTCCTTGTCGAGGTTCTGCTTGCCATGGTTGCTCGGCCTTCAGCACTAATGAAGCAGGTGTCCCGGCAGGTATTCGAGGCATTCACCCCTCTCATGTCAGCAGAAGCCATCAAGCTGTTGACTGATCCCTTGGCTGCTGATGAAAGCGCCAAGGGCCAGCAAGCACTTTTCAGCACCGAAGATGAAGACATGATGGATGCCGAAGCCGGAAGCGACGATGAGAGCGAAATCGAAGATGACGCAGCCCTTGACTCAGATGTCGAGATGGCCAACCTCGAAGACGCCGGTTCCGATGAAGGTGACTCCGACAGCGAGGACAACTCGGgctccgacgacgaagacgacgaagccGAAAAGGAAAACCAAGAAACCCTCGACGCCCTCGACAAGGAACTCTCCGCAGCCCTCGGCACCCACCGCCTAGACCAGGACGCCGACGCAGCCTCGGACGACGGCTCAGACATGACCGATTCGGAAATGCTAGCCGTCGATGAGAAACTCGCCGAGATCTTCAGACACCGCGCCAAAGCcaccagcaagaagaaggagaacaaggacgCCAAGGAGACCGTCATCAACTTCAAGCACCGCGTTCTCGACATGTTGGGTATCTTTGTCAAGAAGGAATCCACCCAGGCGAACCCCCTCGTCTTCGAGGCTGTCCTACCCTTGCTCAACCTCATCCGCACGACAACCGCCAAGCCGCTCGCCAACAAGGCACACGAGGCGGTTCAGAACCTGTCAAAGGGAATCAAGAAGGCGAGGTCGGAGGGGAAAACACCTGCTATTGAAGGGGACGAGCACTACGAGATGTTGGGGAAGCTGCACGAGGAGGCGGCCAGGGATCCCTCGCATGCGTTCACCAAGGCTGTGTCGACGTGCTGCTTGACGGTTGCTTCGCTCATGTacaatgatgatgatgctgagagCGATGACATGGCCAAGGTTTTCAACCTGTATGCCGAGACGCAGCTGAAGTGGTTCCGTGGCGAGGTCAAGATTCAAGCGTCGTTCTTTTCGGATTGGCTCAACTGGTGCCAGGCTCATGCTAGTGCTGCTGCtagtgctgctgctgcgaagaagaaggaagagaagtAG
- the PRE10 gene encoding putative proteasome subunit alpha type-7 (MEROPS:MER0000553; COG:O; EggNog:ENOG503NU0E; BUSCO:EOG092644WX), whose translation MQTSIGTGYDLSNSIFSPDGRNFQVEYAVKAVENGGTSIGIRCKDGVVLAVEKIVTSKLLKPGANKRIATVDRHLGVVCSSLFRFLSLRPSRPLTRPSPSQVYSGMLPDGRHFVDRARDEARSWRDNFKTPITTSDLASRMGNYLQAHTLYQSVRPFGITAIVGGFDAQEELPVDGQVGSGPSCGAGGKNPDKKYGGPFLYMIEPSGLYWGYYGAATGKGRQAAKAELEKLDLTGEGITLEEAVKEAARIIYVAHDDSKDKEFELEMSWISGRDGPTKGLHQEVPKALREEAERLAKKSLDDSDDEEEEKKEEDKMEE comes from the exons ATG CAGACGTCGATAGGAACAGGTTACGATCTCTCCaactccatcttctcccccgaTGGCCGCAACTTCCAAGTCGAGTACGCCGTGAAGGCGGTCGAGAACGGCGGCACCTCGATCGGCATCCGGTGCAAGGACGGCGTCGTGCTCGCGGTGGAAAAGATTGTCACAtccaagctcctcaagccaGGTGCCAACAAGCGCATCGCGACCGTGGATAGACATTTGGGTGTTGTATGTTCCTCTCTATTTCGTTTCCTCTCTCTTCGTCCATCCCGCCCACTAACAcgaccttccccctcccaggTATACTCCGGCATGCTCCCCGACGGCCGGCACTTTGTAGACCGAGCCCGCGACGAAGCCCGCTCATGGCGCGACAACTTCAAGACCCCCATCACAACCTCCGACCTGGCCTCCCGCATGGGCAACTACCTCCAAGCCCACACCCTCTACCAGTCCGTCCGCCCCTTCggcatcaccgccatcgtAGGCGGCTTCGACGCCCAGGAGGAGCTCCCCGTCGACGGCCAAGTCGGCTCCGGCCCCTCGtgcggcgccggcggcaaGAACCCCGACAAGAAGTACGGCGGTCCTTTTCTCTACATGATTGAGCCCTCGGGTCTGTACTGGGGGTACTATGGTGCCGCTACGGGCAAGGGGCGACaggcggccaaggctgagctggagaagctggaccTGACGGGCGAGGGGATCAccttggaggaggcggtcaaggaggcggcgaggattATCTATGTTGCCCACGATGACAGCAAGGATAAGGAGTTTGAGCTGGAGATGAGCTGGATCAGCGGGAGGGATGGCCCGACTAAGGGATTGCATCAGGAGGTTCCCAAagcgttgagggaggaggcggagaggttggcgaaGAAGTCGCTGGATgatagtgatgatgaggaggaggagaagaaggaggaggataagatGGAGGAGTGA
- a CDS encoding uncharacterized protein (EggNog:ENOG503P1CT; COG:S), which produces MAPFSFENPHICYHCSAIQLHLELKPQILCCFGCMYNGPGRTTDKGEYVCFECARPFSGTSGLDLRYCSTLPYDLSQALTAAESDHCEFYRWVIHRVTRLFKIQETPSGWKSKKAVGILTQRSRFELSGISNEVGRANLEIKFFSHWVDDDGNKHETRHDLGDFDAWDTGDDPSFGLVSSRPYVQDVKSAQSIDFARSSFETCMRSHPWCRTDQINHMTVPRWPGGALSYERIDPRDIPTRLLDIATGPSPGADAEYIKLIETTVDDKDGQLIEQIAQTGFIVLSYCWGGDQNSKLVASNLQTYKTEGIKLGQLDQSLQDAVWVARQIGIRYLWIDALCIPQDDLDGQGNNPDKAHEISRMASYYGRATLTILAASASRAVDGFLQKRQPATDFDMAPTHAQLIVSDNTKTNDDTPDKIQNILLAKQSPSPTIEPITTRGWTLQESLLSRRILIYGVNQLYWSCLNSFAGCGGKITNLTNRTIPGMESLVPGVYPIGSLIDQPVYLQWNSIVKTYTQRFLSQPGDKLWAISALASHIVQVSAHRGEKPIYAAGLLVDEANPGTWLQQLLWYPDSIEGRDNKRPPGGRYRAPSWSWASLDGVVKVPSWRHEMEEYAAVEEWGVEPAVKGAMYGGVSGGYIFLRAVTQPICRIAGRCGDVVWAERLQTEGTGDDDFDWTYSRKGGNLEGAADSWVLVLLADSGEYKSVIEIGLQDPGVGARISLVGLSSLSTGQLVGVRGIIVEQTVDDDELRFCKRRGSFRLKMGKHANGGQDLAAKFFKKGTKQTLRIL; this is translated from the coding sequence ATGGCGCCTTTCAGTTTTGAGAATCCACATATCTGCTACCACTGCTCAGCCATACAACTTCATCTCGAACTGAAACCCCAGATTCTCTGCTGCTTTGGGTGTATGTATAATGGTCCAGGCAGGACTACAGATAAAGGCGAATATGTCTGCTTCGAGTGTGCACGCCCATTCTCAGGCACTAGTGGTTTAGATCTTCGCTACTGCTCAACCTTGCCTTACGATCTCTCACAGGCCCTGACCGCTGCCGAGTCTGACCATTGCGAGTTCTATCGCTGGGTTATTCACAGAGTCACTCGCTTGTTCAAGATCCAGGAAACACCAAGCGGCTGGAAGTCCAAAAAAGCAGTTGGAATTCTAACGCAAAGGTCACGTTTTGAACTTTCCGGAATATCGAATGAGGTTGGGAGAGCCAATCTAGAGATCAAGTTCTTCAGCCattgggttgatgatgatggcaacaAACACGAAACACGACATGACCTTGGAGACTTTGATGCTTGGGATACGGGCGATGACCCGTCTTTCGGTCTCGTGTCGTCGCGGCCCTACGTGCAGGATGTCAAATCAGCCCAGTCGATCGACTTCGCTAGGTCATCTTTCGAAACATGCATGAGAAGCCATCCCTGGTGCAGAACCGATCAGATCAACCATATGACCGTGCCCCGCTGGCCGGGTGGTGCCTTGTCCTACGAAAGGATAGACCCCAGGGACATACCCACCCGCCTCCTGGATATTGCCACCGGACCGTCCCCTGGGGCTGATGCAGAATACATCAAACTGATCGAGACCACAGTGGATGACAAAGACGGCCAGCTCATTGAGCAAATTGCCCAAACAGGCTTCATAGTTCTCTCCTACTGTTGGGGCGGTGATCAGAATTCCAAACTGGTCGCTTCCAACCTTCAAACCTACAAGACCGAAGGCATCAAGCTGGGCCAGCTAGACCAGTCTCTCCAAGACGCGGTCTGGGTCGCCAGGCAGATAGGGATCCGCTACCTGTGGATCGATGCTTTGTGTATCCCCCAAGATGATCTCGATGGCCAGGGAAACAACCCCGACAAAGCCCATGAAATCAGCCGCATGGCCTCCTACTACGGTCGAGCAACCCTGACAATCCTCGCCGCTTCCGCCTCTAGAGCCGTGGATGGTTTCCTACAAAAAAGGCAACCAGCAACTGACTTCGACATGGCACCCACCCACGCTCAGTTAATCGTATCTGATAACACCAAGACCAATGACGACACTCCCGATAAAATTCagaacatcctcctcgccaaacaGTCCCCCAGCCCCACTATAGAACCAATAACAACCCGCGGCTGGACCCTCCAAGAATCCCTCTTATCCCGCCGCATCCTCATCTACGGTGTCAATCAACTGTACTGGTCCTGCCTCAATTCCTTCGCCGGCTGCGGTGGCAAAATCACCAACTTAACCAACCGAACCATCCCCGGTATGGAGTCCCTCGTTCCAGGAGTATACCCCATAGGCAGTCTGATCGACCAGCCTGTTTACCTGCAGTGGAACTCCATCGTCAAGACTTATACCCAACGCTTTCTATCACAACCAGGTGACAAACTATGGGCTATCTCCGCACTTGCTAGCCACATCGTCCAAGTTAGTGCTCACAGGGGAGAAAAGCCCATTTATGCGGCTGGGCTATTGGTCGATGAAGCAAATCCGGGGACGTGGTTGCAGCAGTTGTTGTGGTATCCTGACTCGATTGAGGGAAGAGATAACAAGAGACCACCTGGCGGTAGATACAGAGCACCGAGTTGGTCGTGGGCAAGTCTTGATGGCGTGGTGAAGGTGCCTAGCTGGCGGCATGAAATGGAGGAGTATGCCGCTGTGGAAGAATGGGGGGTTGAACCAGCTGTGAAAGGGGCGATGTATGGAGGAGTGAGTGGGGGGTATATCTTTTTGAGGGCGGTGACGCAACCGATTTGTCGCATTGCGGGGAGGTGTGGTGACGTTGTGTGGGCTGAGAGGTTACAGACTGAAGGTACTGGAGATGATGACTTTGACTGGACATACTCTCGAAAGGGGGGTAATCTCGAAGGAGCTGCAGACAGTTgggtcttggtgttgttggcggaTTCTGGCGAGTACAAAAGCGTGATTGAGATAGGGCTTCAGGATCCTGGGGTTGGAGCGAGAATATCGCTTGTTGGCTTGTCATCTTTGTCAACGGGACAACTTGTGGGGGTCAGAGGAATAATAGTCGAGCAGACTgtagatgatgatgagttgaGGTTCTGTAAGCGACGTGGGAGTTTCCGGCTGAAAATGGGGAAGCATGCAAATGGGGGCCAAGATTTGGCAGCCAAGTTCTTCAAGAAGGGAACAAAGCAAACTCTGAGGATTCTGTAA